A section of the Paenibacillus aurantius genome encodes:
- a CDS encoding sugar phosphate isomerase/epimerase family protein produces the protein MKLGIITPRTEQGFKTAAEFELDFVEYAFSDGREVEKTYPDTEEFLGNVPRIKGWIRSYGVGLQSVGRWGQQRWEGNGKLVEQELAKCLEMIDAASELECPNFVVGCNEIEGLSFEENGRHAVEFFSRLVDYASPKGVRVSVYNCHWTNFVDQAGAWEAVLGEIPELGIKFDPSHSRYAGRDYLKEARDWGGRFGHVHLKGSLIIDGERFDDPPAGLDQTDWPSLLSVLYAHRYEGGLSIEPHSSVWNGELGRKGIRFTVDYMRKLIL, from the coding sequence ATGAAGCTGGGGATCATTACCCCAAGGACCGAGCAAGGGTTCAAGACAGCCGCGGAATTCGAGCTGGATTTTGTGGAATATGCGTTTAGCGACGGACGGGAAGTGGAGAAAACTTACCCGGACACAGAGGAGTTTCTGGGGAACGTTCCCCGGATCAAGGGCTGGATCCGCTCCTACGGGGTCGGCCTGCAGTCGGTGGGCCGCTGGGGACAGCAGCGCTGGGAGGGGAACGGCAAGCTGGTGGAGCAGGAGCTCGCCAAGTGCTTGGAGATGATCGACGCGGCAAGTGAGCTCGAATGCCCTAACTTCGTCGTCGGCTGCAACGAAATCGAAGGCCTCTCCTTCGAGGAGAACGGCCGCCACGCCGTCGAATTCTTTTCCCGGCTCGTCGACTACGCCTCCCCGAAAGGAGTCCGGGTCTCGGTCTATAACTGCCACTGGACCAACTTCGTGGACCAGGCAGGGGCCTGGGAAGCCGTTCTTGGGGAGATTCCGGAGCTTGGCATCAAGTTCGATCCCTCCCATTCCCGGTATGCCGGGCGGGATTATTTGAAGGAAGCCCGGGACTGGGGCGGACGCTTCGGCCATGTCCATCTGAAAGGCTCCCTGATCATAGACGGGGAGCGGTTCGACGACCCGCCCGCCGGCCTGGACCAGACGGACTGGCCCTCCCTCCTGTCCGTCCTGTACGCCCATCGCTACGAGGGCGGCCTGAGCATCGAGCCGCACTCCTCGGTGTGGAACGGGGAGCTCGGCCGGAAGGGCATCCGTTTTACGGTGGACTACATGCGGAAGCTCATTTTGTAG
- a CDS encoding alpha/beta hydrolase gives MKVWFISLFLILFTMSSIVSFYAYIAYTLESPKVPPLLSNPKKAAGLDYKEVEFPSSNAMRMIDGWYIPGLSKNTVILSHGYGANREEPWVPMYELAKELHANRFNILMFDYAFARGAKVTGGILESKDLLGAIQYVKKRGDEQVYIWGFSMGAGTALQAALHSTDINGMILDSTFILDKDTMFFNMKQKLDILPRFPSVFLVNLMLPFISGFNLQQVPSHTVKTTEYSIPLFLIHGQKDDKAPYQGIVNFFQTQKANPASRLWLLPDGRHELIYNSSHKKEYIKRTMNFLFENVRKNQPKPKLIDA, from the coding sequence ATGAAGGTCTGGTTCATCTCCTTGTTCCTGATTTTGTTCACCATGAGCTCGATTGTCAGCTTCTACGCCTATATCGCCTATACGCTGGAGAGCCCGAAGGTACCTCCGCTCCTGTCGAATCCGAAGAAAGCCGCGGGCCTCGATTATAAGGAAGTCGAGTTCCCGAGCTCGAACGCCATGAGGATGATCGACGGCTGGTACATCCCTGGCTTGTCGAAGAATACCGTTATTCTGTCGCACGGCTATGGAGCGAACCGCGAGGAGCCGTGGGTCCCGATGTACGAGCTGGCGAAGGAGCTTCACGCCAACCGGTTCAACATCCTGATGTTCGACTACGCCTTTGCCCGCGGGGCGAAGGTGACGGGCGGCATTCTTGAGTCGAAGGACCTGCTCGGCGCCATTCAGTACGTCAAGAAACGCGGGGACGAGCAGGTGTACATCTGGGGCTTCTCCATGGGGGCGGGCACCGCTCTCCAGGCGGCCCTGCACAGCACCGATATCAACGGAATGATCCTCGACAGCACGTTCATTCTCGACAAGGATACGATGTTCTTCAATATGAAGCAGAAGCTGGACATCCTGCCGCGTTTCCCGTCCGTGTTTCTAGTGAACCTCATGCTGCCATTCATCAGCGGCTTCAACCTGCAGCAGGTTCCTTCCCACACGGTCAAGACGACGGAGTACAGCATCCCGCTGTTCCTTATTCATGGTCAGAAGGATGACAAGGCCCCTTACCAGGGAATCGTGAATTTCTTCCAAACCCAGAAGGCGAATCCCGCCAGCCGCCTGTGGCTGCTTCCGGACGGCCGGCATGAGCTGATCTATAATTCCTCCCACAAGAAGGAGTACATCAAGCGGACGATGAACTTTCTGTTCGAGAATGTCCGCAAGAACCAGCCGAAGCCGAAGTTAATCGACGCGTAA
- a CDS encoding choice-of-anchor J domain-containing protein → MNTRKMLSLFSSLVLTGSLLAPSSLLAQPAGYNPNPSVQDIGSKLRSETLADVKAENRLDLSGSEAQAPQASGAGASVSPQDVGLVKKWLTNNDYTGKYALTDFTLRAVGKYGEVWVANNLSYPAGDPRNGLVTITDAQVKYLLDEFDNRMYEKEVEFFGAPKERKGEDGYNGWYKDDSGRTVILIDNIKDQSYYQSNYPSYIAGYFSPTISDFADRNIMTVDCLDWVNRTGPTAAKPYLYEGTFAHEFQHLLHRDSDAGEENFINEGLSDFAQFLVGYGHSQGHVDFFMNHLRNSLTLWGDQSDLQILGDYGNAYLFQLYLYDQYGEAFIQDEFKSPLKGIASVNEALAKVGANKTFEQVYADYMTAIMLDGSYQGDRSTYSFSSIDLKPNLQASQLPDKLAPAWGTDFKVITPNQKIDHLYFKGLDFLGTKWTTAQDPARGPVLWGNSGDQADNFLIKELDLTGETKPSLSFDTKYDIEEQWDFGAVQVSTDNGKTWTSLSNAHTRSDLVEDGYPRIKANLPGFTGSSNGWVTETFDLSAYAGKKVLVGFRYMTDWGYNEAGWYLSNLKLNGAVIDPMTSTSGFLSLEQATKEYVNYQIQFIGEKKGLANGTDNHAKVIRFDDLLNMSEKDVLDLRDMLHSSQYSRIVMMTTYAAPEGKNGSVSYDYSVVMKSDKKK, encoded by the coding sequence ATGAACACCCGCAAAATGCTGAGCCTTTTCTCTTCTCTGGTTTTGACTGGAAGCCTTCTCGCCCCCTCTTCTCTGCTGGCCCAGCCTGCCGGCTATAATCCTAATCCCTCCGTGCAGGATATCGGGTCGAAGCTCCGCTCCGAAACGCTGGCTGATGTGAAGGCGGAGAACCGGCTGGATTTAAGCGGCAGCGAAGCGCAAGCTCCCCAGGCATCCGGCGCGGGTGCAAGCGTATCCCCCCAGGATGTGGGACTCGTGAAGAAATGGCTGACCAATAACGACTACACGGGCAAATACGCCCTTACCGATTTCACCCTCCGCGCCGTCGGCAAATACGGGGAAGTCTGGGTGGCCAATAACTTGAGCTATCCGGCCGGGGACCCGCGCAACGGCCTGGTTACCATCACCGACGCCCAGGTGAAGTACCTGCTCGATGAATTCGACAACCGGATGTACGAGAAGGAGGTCGAGTTCTTCGGTGCGCCGAAGGAACGCAAAGGGGAAGACGGCTACAACGGCTGGTACAAGGACGACTCCGGCCGCACCGTTATCCTGATCGACAACATCAAGGACCAAAGCTATTATCAGTCCAATTATCCGAGCTATATCGCCGGGTACTTCTCCCCGACGATCAGCGATTTTGCCGACCGCAACATCATGACCGTCGACTGCCTCGACTGGGTTAACCGGACCGGTCCGACGGCGGCCAAGCCTTATCTGTACGAGGGTACCTTTGCCCATGAGTTCCAGCATCTGCTCCACCGCGATTCGGATGCCGGGGAAGAGAATTTCATTAACGAAGGCCTGTCGGACTTCGCGCAGTTCCTTGTCGGCTACGGCCATTCCCAGGGGCACGTGGATTTCTTCATGAATCACCTGCGCAACTCGCTCACGCTGTGGGGCGACCAGTCCGATCTTCAGATTCTCGGGGATTACGGCAACGCGTACCTGTTCCAGCTCTACCTGTATGACCAGTACGGCGAAGCCTTCATCCAGGATGAATTCAAGAGCCCGCTGAAAGGGATCGCGAGCGTCAACGAGGCACTGGCCAAGGTCGGCGCGAACAAAACGTTCGAGCAGGTCTATGCCGATTACATGACCGCCATCATGCTTGACGGGAGCTACCAGGGGGACCGGAGCACCTACTCCTTCTCCTCCATCGACCTGAAGCCGAACCTGCAGGCCTCGCAGCTGCCGGACAAGCTGGCTCCCGCCTGGGGAACGGATTTCAAGGTGATCACCCCGAACCAGAAGATCGACCATCTGTATTTCAAGGGGCTCGACTTCCTCGGCACGAAATGGACCACAGCCCAGGATCCCGCGAGAGGACCGGTTCTGTGGGGCAACAGCGGCGATCAGGCGGACAACTTCCTGATTAAGGAGCTGGATCTTACCGGAGAGACGAAGCCGTCCCTGTCCTTCGATACGAAGTATGATATCGAAGAGCAGTGGGATTTCGGCGCGGTTCAAGTATCCACGGATAACGGCAAAACCTGGACCTCCCTGTCCAACGCGCATACCCGCAGCGACTTGGTGGAGGACGGCTATCCGAGAATCAAAGCGAACCTTCCCGGCTTCACCGGAAGCTCGAACGGCTGGGTAACGGAAACGTTCGACCTGAGCGCCTACGCGGGCAAGAAGGTTCTCGTCGGCTTCCGCTACATGACCGACTGGGGCTACAACGAAGCCGGCTGGTACCTGTCCAACCTTAAGCTGAACGGCGCCGTGATCGATCCGATGACCTCGACCTCCGGCTTCCTGAGCCTGGAGCAGGCGACGAAGGAATATGTGAACTACCAGATCCAGTTCATCGGCGAGAAGAAAGGTCTCGCAAACGGAACGGACAACCATGCCAAGGTCATCCGCTTTGACGACCTGCTGAACATGTCCGAGAAGGATGTCCTCGACCTGCGGGATATGCTGCACAGCTCCCAGTACAGCCGGATCGTTATGATGACCACCTACGCCGCACCGGAAGGCAAGAACGGCAGCGTAAGCTATGATTACAGCGTCGTCATGAAATCCGACAAGAAAAAGTAA
- a CDS encoding DUF3891 family protein, with protein sequence MIVYELDDVWVMTAQDDHARFSGAAAGFWKDESLTGSVLYEDVRLAIQEHDRGWIPLDVHPMWNDREQRPYSFRDLPVGLKLPYYRQGVDEVQERNEYAALLNSLHYASFFHEDRIGGLGDIEKDGVDRFLAWEQQRRGAIKAGNGWTGEEAGKDIAYHLEVLQFCDTLSLFVSLQEPGEPLRFYAGGFAETFHFLGRQKIRASWEDRETVRLTPSPLVEGASGSFRFKEVPKASAREKGIGAAYRETPWRERMIRFTGA encoded by the coding sequence ATGATCGTATATGAGCTCGACGATGTATGGGTCATGACCGCGCAGGATGACCACGCCCGCTTCTCGGGAGCGGCCGCAGGGTTCTGGAAGGATGAGAGCCTGACCGGCTCGGTGCTCTATGAGGACGTACGGCTTGCCATCCAGGAGCACGACCGGGGCTGGATCCCGCTGGACGTTCATCCGATGTGGAACGACAGGGAGCAGCGGCCGTACAGCTTCCGGGATCTGCCCGTCGGACTGAAGCTGCCGTATTACCGGCAGGGGGTGGATGAGGTTCAGGAGCGCAATGAATACGCCGCCCTGCTGAACTCCCTGCACTACGCTTCGTTCTTCCACGAAGACCGGATAGGCGGGCTGGGAGACATCGAGAAGGACGGCGTGGACCGGTTCCTCGCTTGGGAGCAGCAGCGCCGGGGCGCCATCAAGGCCGGGAACGGCTGGACGGGGGAAGAAGCGGGGAAGGATATCGCCTACCACCTTGAGGTGCTGCAGTTCTGCGACACCCTGTCGCTTTTTGTCAGCCTGCAGGAGCCCGGAGAGCCTCTCCGCTTCTATGCCGGGGGCTTCGCCGAGACGTTTCATTTTCTCGGGAGGCAGAAGATCCGCGCCAGTTGGGAGGACAGGGAAACCGTCCGGCTTACCCCGAGTCCGCTGGTCGAGGGAGCGTCGGGTTCCTTCCGGTTCAAGGAAGTGCCCAAGGCCTCCGCGCGGGAGAAGGGCATTGGCGCGGCCTACCGGGAGACTCCGTGGCGGGAGCGGATGATCCGCTTTACCGGGGCATGA
- a CDS encoding TrkH family potassium uptake protein yields the protein MVKRSRKKLILSPPQVLALGFIVLILVGSVLLSLPQAYAGEGRLSYLDALFTATSATCVTGLSVFNTGADLTVFGELVILVLVQIGGLGFMTMSTLIAFVLRRRISYQERLILQEAMNHHSAEGVVRLVRKVLLYALMIELTGAVLLTSRWSLEMPFGQAVYFGIFHSVSIFNNAGFDLFGSFSGRPGSFIHYVGDPFINVVAMILIFLGGIGFIVISDLLTYPRNRKLTLHSQVVLSASAVLIVVGTLVILVFEYTNPHTLQPLSPMGKTFGAMLQSVSSRSAGVTTLDLSSMRQATQFFVMILMFIGAAPGSSGGGIKVTTFVILIGATLAMVRGKEDIVLFERRIAKDRIYKAITFTLLSFILVVLSAMVLSITEEYSFLGVLFETVSAYATAGMSLGLTAQLTDAGKMFLILLMFVGRLGPVSLAYSLTPQQKKERFRYPEGKITIG from the coding sequence ATGGTCAAGCGTTCCCGCAAAAAATTGATACTTAGCCCTCCGCAGGTGCTGGCCCTCGGGTTTATCGTCCTCATCCTGGTGGGATCGGTGCTGCTGTCTCTTCCCCAGGCCTATGCCGGGGAAGGCCGGCTGTCCTATTTGGACGCGTTGTTCACCGCCACGTCGGCTACCTGTGTGACGGGCTTGTCCGTATTCAACACGGGGGCTGACCTCACCGTCTTCGGGGAGCTCGTGATCCTCGTGCTCGTCCAGATCGGGGGCCTGGGCTTCATGACCATGTCCACCCTGATCGCTTTCGTGCTCCGGCGCCGCATTTCCTACCAGGAACGGCTTATTCTGCAGGAGGCGATGAATCACCATTCGGCCGAAGGGGTCGTCCGGCTGGTTCGCAAGGTGCTTCTCTATGCCCTGATGATCGAGCTGACGGGGGCCGTGCTGCTTACCTCCCGCTGGTCTCTGGAAATGCCGTTCGGACAAGCCGTCTACTTCGGCATCTTTCACAGCGTGTCCATCTTCAACAATGCCGGCTTCGATCTGTTCGGCAGCTTTTCCGGAAGACCCGGAAGCTTTATCCATTATGTGGGGGACCCGTTCATCAACGTGGTGGCCATGATCTTGATTTTCCTCGGGGGGATCGGCTTTATCGTCATCTCCGACCTGCTCACGTACCCCCGGAACCGGAAGCTGACCCTGCACAGCCAGGTGGTGCTGAGTGCTTCGGCTGTTCTCATTGTGGTGGGCACGCTCGTTATCCTTGTGTTCGAGTATACGAATCCCCATACCCTGCAGCCGCTGTCGCCTATGGGCAAAACCTTCGGAGCCATGCTGCAGTCCGTCTCGTCGCGTTCGGCGGGGGTAACGACGCTCGATCTGTCCTCGATGCGCCAGGCTACGCAGTTTTTTGTCATGATCCTTATGTTCATCGGGGCGGCGCCTGGATCGTCCGGCGGAGGAATCAAGGTGACGACCTTCGTCATTCTGATCGGAGCCACCCTGGCGATGGTGCGGGGCAAGGAGGACATCGTCCTGTTCGAGCGGCGAATCGCGAAAGACCGGATCTACAAAGCGATTACGTTCACCCTGCTTTCGTTCATTCTCGTCGTGCTGTCGGCCATGGTGCTTTCCATTACGGAGGAGTACAGCTTCCTCGGCGTCCTGTTCGAAACGGTATCGGCTTACGCTACGGCGGGCATGTCCCTGGGCTTGACGGCCCAGCTTACCGACGCGGGAAAAATGTTCCTCATTCTCCTTATGTTTGTCGGACGCCTCGGCCCCGTTTCGCTTGCGTACTCCCTGACCCCCCAGCAGAAGAAGGAACGCTTCCGCTACCCGGAGGGCAAAATCACGATAGGCTGA